Proteins encoded within one genomic window of Rossellomorea vietnamensis:
- the splB gene encoding spore photoproduct lyase: MVKPFVPQLVYFEPNALDYPLGKQLKEKFEKMDVEIRYTTSHNQVRNLPGDNHFQKYRIAKSTLVVGVRKTLKFDTSKPSAEYAIPFATGCMGHCHYCYLQTTMGSKPYIRTYVNVDEIFEAADRYIEERAPDFTRFEAACTSDIVGVDHLTHTLKRAIEHFGESEYGKLRFVTKFHHVDHLLDAKHNGKTRFRFSINADYVIKNFEPGTSPLDKRLEAAGKVARAGYPLGFIVAPIYIHEGWQEGYKHMFEHLEAHLPEEAKKDLTFEFIQHRFTKPAKRVIEKNYPMTKLELNEEERRYKWGKYGIGKYIYQKDEEQEIKDHLYAYMEKHFPKAKLEYFT; this comes from the coding sequence ATGGTGAAACCGTTCGTGCCTCAATTGGTCTATTTCGAACCAAATGCACTGGATTACCCATTAGGAAAGCAATTAAAGGAAAAGTTCGAGAAGATGGATGTGGAAATCCGCTATACCACTTCCCACAATCAGGTGCGAAATCTGCCTGGGGATAATCATTTTCAAAAATACAGGATCGCCAAATCAACGTTAGTGGTAGGCGTGCGGAAAACACTGAAGTTCGATACCTCCAAGCCGTCAGCAGAGTATGCCATCCCATTTGCGACAGGGTGTATGGGTCACTGCCATTATTGCTATCTTCAAACCACGATGGGCAGTAAACCCTATATTCGCACGTACGTAAATGTAGATGAAATATTTGAGGCGGCAGATCGATATATAGAGGAAAGGGCACCTGATTTCACGCGTTTTGAAGCAGCGTGTACGTCTGATATCGTCGGCGTGGACCACCTCACCCATACGCTAAAGCGCGCGATCGAACATTTTGGTGAATCGGAGTATGGGAAGTTACGTTTCGTAACCAAGTTTCATCACGTTGATCATTTGCTGGATGCGAAACACAATGGGAAGACCAGATTTCGCTTCAGCATCAACGCAGACTATGTCATCAAGAATTTTGAACCGGGAACATCCCCGTTGGATAAAAGGTTGGAAGCAGCCGGTAAGGTGGCCAGGGCAGGGTATCCATTGGGCTTTATCGTAGCCCCCATCTATATACATGAAGGATGGCAGGAAGGGTATAAGCACATGTTCGAACACCTCGAAGCCCACCTTCCGGAAGAAGCAAAGAAGGATTTAACATTCGAATTTATCCAGCACCGTTTTACGAAGCCGGCTAAAAGGGTGATCGAGAAGAATTACCCGATGACGAAGCTTGAATTAAATGAAGAAGAACGTCGATACAAATGGGGGAAATACGGAATCGGTAAGTATATTTACCAGAAGGATGAAGAGCAGGAAATCAAAGATCATCTGTATGCTTATATGGAGAAGCATTTTCCGAAAGCGAAGCTGGAGTATTTTACGTAA
- the yfcC gene encoding putative basic amino acid antiporter YfcC, protein MEREQKAWKVPHTFIIVFFVVLAAAILTYVIPKGQFATEEITYMQDGEEQTKTVLDPDSFSYLKDEDGNLIREGTSLFEPGGGIGFLNYVFEGLVSGDKWGSAVGVVAFILIIGGAFGIIMKTRAIEEGILKVIDRTKGKESLIIPLMFFLFSLGGAVFGMGEEAIAFAMILVPIMIAIGYDAITGIMITYVATQIGFATSWMNPFGVAIAQGVSGVPVLSGAGFRIVMWIVFTLVGIIYTWRYAKAIKKDPKRSLSYTTDEYFRKEGKVENLHAKFTLGHSLVILTVGVGIAWIIWGVVEHAYYIPEIASQFFTIGLVAGIIGVLFKLNGMNWDDVANGFIDGAKDLLPAALVVGMAKGIVIILGGDAPDAPSVLNTVLYGAGQVVGDFPEAISAWCMYVFQSVFNFFVVSGSGQAALTMPLMAPLSDIAGVTRQVSVLAFQLGDGLTNILVPTSAALMGTLGAARVDWGVWAKFILKFMLILFVLSSIFVITATLIGF, encoded by the coding sequence ATGGAGAGAGAACAAAAAGCTTGGAAGGTACCGCATACATTTATCATTGTGTTTTTCGTCGTGCTTGCGGCTGCCATTTTAACGTATGTCATACCTAAGGGGCAATTTGCTACAGAAGAAATCACGTATATGCAGGATGGGGAAGAACAAACAAAAACAGTCTTGGATCCGGATTCGTTCAGTTATTTAAAAGATGAGGATGGAAACCTGATCAGGGAAGGAACAAGCCTTTTCGAACCTGGTGGTGGGATAGGTTTTCTGAATTATGTATTTGAAGGTCTAGTATCAGGGGATAAATGGGGCTCGGCCGTAGGAGTAGTGGCCTTTATCCTCATTATCGGGGGAGCCTTCGGAATCATCATGAAAACAAGGGCGATCGAAGAAGGGATCCTCAAGGTGATCGATCGGACCAAAGGGAAGGAGTCCCTTATCATTCCGCTCATGTTCTTCTTATTTTCATTAGGTGGGGCCGTTTTTGGAATGGGGGAAGAGGCCATCGCGTTTGCCATGATCCTCGTTCCGATCATGATTGCGATCGGTTATGATGCCATCACGGGGATCATGATTACATATGTTGCGACTCAGATCGGGTTTGCCACATCGTGGATGAATCCATTCGGGGTAGCGATCGCTCAAGGGGTTTCCGGTGTTCCGGTTCTATCAGGAGCCGGCTTCCGCATTGTCATGTGGATCGTCTTTACTCTGGTCGGAATCATTTACACTTGGAGATATGCCAAAGCAATCAAGAAGGATCCAAAACGAAGCCTTTCTTACACAACGGATGAATATTTCAGGAAAGAAGGTAAAGTGGAAAATTTACATGCGAAATTCACTTTGGGACATTCACTCGTCATCCTTACAGTTGGAGTGGGGATCGCCTGGATCATTTGGGGGGTAGTGGAACATGCCTATTATATTCCTGAGATCGCAAGCCAATTCTTTACAATTGGTTTAGTTGCAGGGATCATCGGGGTTCTGTTTAAATTAAATGGAATGAATTGGGATGATGTAGCAAACGGCTTCATCGACGGTGCGAAAGATCTATTGCCTGCAGCTTTGGTAGTCGGGATGGCGAAAGGGATCGTCATCATCCTTGGTGGAGACGCACCGGATGCACCATCTGTATTGAACACGGTATTATATGGTGCAGGGCAGGTAGTCGGTGATTTCCCGGAAGCCATTTCTGCCTGGTGTATGTATGTATTCCAATCTGTTTTCAACTTCTTCGTGGTTTCCGGTTCCGGTCAAGCGGCGCTCACGATGCCATTGATGGCCCCGCTTTCCGATATTGCCGGCGTCACGCGCCAAGTATCAGTACTGGCTTTCCAACTGGGGGATGGATTAACGAATATCCTGGTTCCGACTTCCGCCGCCCTTATGGGAACACTCGGGGCAGCGCGGGTCGACTGGGGAGTGTGGGCTAAGTTCATTCTTAAATTCATGCTTATTTTATTCGTACTATCATCCATCTTTGTCATTACAGCAACGCTCATTGGATTTTAA
- a CDS encoding phosphatase, whose product MNKTVYFLSSSQQRSLMAEGWAEKLEVSDWSFKSAGWVADSRAEFSVLAMKELCIDISSFPLSRIEMKELGEASVIVAIQDTEYDDKMELPSELEEKVIYWNLPNPRKRSATLIEEWVHYQEICDEIAMRVKDLEHLLPQLH is encoded by the coding sequence ATGAATAAAACCGTCTATTTTCTTTCAAGTAGTCAACAGCGCAGCTTGATGGCTGAGGGCTGGGCAGAGAAGCTCGAAGTGTCGGATTGGTCTTTTAAAAGTGCCGGATGGGTTGCTGACAGTCGTGCTGAATTCAGCGTACTGGCAATGAAAGAATTATGTATTGATATCAGTTCATTTCCTCTTTCTCGCATTGAAATGAAGGAACTTGGCGAGGCCTCGGTTATCGTTGCGATTCAGGATACAGAGTATGATGATAAGATGGAACTCCCCTCTGAATTAGAAGAAAAAGTCATCTATTGGAATTTACCGAATCCACGAAAGCGGTCTGCGACATTGATTGAAGAATGGGTACACTATCAGGAAATTTGTGACGAAATTGCTATGCGGGTAAAGGATCTGGAACATTTACTTCCACAATTACATTAA
- a CDS encoding cryptochrome/photolyase family protein has protein sequence MKNPIIVLIREDLRIHDHPALYAACQEGNVIPLYILDEESNIGEAKKWWLHRNIEAYQHSLQSINGRLWLDKGNVEKVLSKWVKNTNAKAVYWNRTYDPDIYQRDRSMAEDLSSQGIQVKTFEGTLLLPPWKIKKDDGTPYKVYSAYYRSLRKEEIPKPLPALKRMEVPHLQDDGMALNDLDLLPTIPWYHIMESIWDPGEEAAFKRMNSFLTKRLEDYSEGRDFPGKGLYSTLSPYLALGVISVRRIYHTLLDTENRPIEPFIKQLIWREFSYSVLLHYPESPTRPLNEKFSEFHWQSDEEGWEKWTKGKTGYPIVDAGMRELWATGFMHNRVRMIVASFLTKHLLIPWQRGAEWFLDTLIDADLANNSMGWQWVAGSGFDAAPYFRIFNPTLQSEKFDEEGIYIRMWVPELSQLPDRYIHKPSDAPEDVLKKAKLTLGADYPYPVVDHKAARKRALAHYEEIK, from the coding sequence GTGAAGAATCCCATCATCGTTCTGATCAGGGAGGACTTACGGATTCACGATCACCCTGCTCTCTATGCAGCCTGCCAGGAAGGGAATGTGATCCCCCTATATATACTAGACGAGGAAAGCAACATAGGCGAAGCAAAGAAGTGGTGGCTGCACCGGAATATCGAGGCCTACCAACATTCCCTTCAATCGATTAACGGCAGACTATGGCTGGATAAGGGGAACGTGGAAAAAGTCCTTTCCAAATGGGTGAAAAACACCAATGCAAAAGCTGTTTACTGGAATCGGACATACGACCCTGACATTTACCAAAGGGATCGTTCGATGGCCGAAGACCTGTCCTCCCAAGGAATCCAGGTCAAGACGTTCGAGGGAACCCTCCTTCTGCCCCCCTGGAAAATCAAAAAGGATGACGGTACTCCATATAAAGTGTATTCAGCTTATTACCGATCACTCAGGAAAGAAGAAATCCCCAAACCCCTTCCAGCTCTAAAACGGATGGAGGTTCCACATCTGCAAGACGATGGGATGGCCCTGAATGATTTGGATCTCCTTCCGACCATCCCCTGGTATCACATCATGGAAAGCATATGGGACCCTGGTGAAGAAGCGGCATTCAAAAGAATGAACTCATTCCTTACTAAAAGATTAGAGGATTATTCAGAAGGTAGAGATTTCCCGGGCAAGGGACTGTACTCCACCCTGTCACCATACTTGGCTCTCGGAGTCATTTCCGTCAGGAGAATCTATCATACCCTCCTCGATACGGAGAACAGACCGATTGAACCATTTATTAAGCAGCTTATATGGAGGGAATTCTCCTATTCAGTCCTCCTCCATTATCCCGAGTCACCTACACGTCCACTTAATGAAAAGTTTTCCGAATTCCATTGGCAAAGTGATGAAGAAGGATGGGAGAAATGGACAAAAGGCAAAACCGGGTATCCCATCGTCGACGCAGGGATGAGGGAATTGTGGGCAACGGGCTTCATGCATAACCGGGTGCGAATGATTGTGGCATCGTTTCTCACGAAGCACCTGCTCATCCCATGGCAAAGGGGAGCAGAGTGGTTTCTTGATACCCTGATCGACGCAGACCTTGCCAACAACTCCATGGGGTGGCAGTGGGTGGCAGGCTCAGGATTTGATGCAGCACCTTACTTCCGGATCTTTAATCCAACCCTTCAAAGTGAAAAGTTTGATGAAGAAGGGATATATATACGGATGTGGGTCCCTGAACTAAGTCAACTCCCTGATCGATATATTCACAAACCTTCAGACGCTCCCGAAGATGTGCTGAAAAAGGCAAAGCTTACCCTTGGAGCAGATTATCCATATCCGGTCGTTGATCACAAAGCAGCCAGAAAGAGAGCATTGGCGCATTATGAGGAAATAAAATAA
- a CDS encoding helix-turn-helix transcriptional regulator: MTKEEIILIISDKLRLVRTEAGYTQDKMATVIGLSKKTLVQIEKGRVMASWTAAIAICALFKDSETLTTSLGGEPLEVIETIAREGIDYRKEKTLGGKIWWKDIKKTDEYILQQNLFSKHYRILDAEDYRIYSSFDEKSSRKRLDELTSN; the protein is encoded by the coding sequence ATGACAAAAGAAGAAATCATATTAATCATCTCTGATAAATTAAGGCTGGTAAGGACAGAAGCGGGGTATACGCAGGATAAGATGGCTACTGTCATAGGGTTATCGAAAAAAACCCTCGTGCAGATTGAAAAGGGTAGAGTGATGGCCAGCTGGACCGCAGCCATCGCCATTTGTGCGTTATTCAAGGATAGTGAAACGTTAACCACCAGTCTTGGTGGAGAACCCCTTGAGGTCATTGAGACCATCGCCCGGGAAGGCATTGATTATCGGAAGGAAAAAACACTTGGTGGCAAGATTTGGTGGAAGGATATCAAAAAGACCGACGAATACATTCTTCAACAAAACCTGTTCAGCAAGCACTATCGAATACTCGATGCAGAGGACTACCGGATCTATAGCAGCTTCGATGAGAAAAGCAGCCGTAAGCGATTGGATGAATTAACGAGTAATTAG
- the putP gene encoding sodium/proline symporter PutP gives MDINIQTLTSIIIYLIGMGIIGYMAAKLTSNLSDYVLGGRRLTAGVAALSAGSSDMSGWLMLGLPGAVYASGMGSIWLAIGLSVGAYLNWQFVAKPFRVYTEVANDSITVPDFFENRFHDSSKILRVFSAIIILIFFTFYTSSSLVGGAILLEESFNMDYRLALWVGAGVILSYTFFGGFLAASWTDFIQGILMFLALIIIPIVAISEIGGWDATVSAVSSIDPSYLNVYTGATFVSVVSLLAWGLGYFGQPHIIVRFMGIKSTREIPKARLIGMVWMIVSLFGAIFIGFSGIAYFADSPLENSETVFIMFSQVLFNPWVAGFLLAAILSAIMSTVDSQLLVSSSALAQDFYKAIFRKEASQKEEVLVGRISVVVIAILAIFLGYDRDSKVLELVSYAWAGFGAAFGPVVILSLFWKRMTRNGALAGMITGAVTVIVWKQLSGGLFDVYELLPGFIFATIAIFIFSFVGNPPAKEVQEEFETVKLRLKE, from the coding sequence ATGGATATTAATATTCAAACGTTAACATCGATTATTATTTATTTAATTGGAATGGGTATTATCGGTTACATGGCTGCTAAGTTAACCAGCAATTTATCCGACTACGTGCTTGGAGGCAGGCGATTGACTGCCGGTGTAGCTGCATTGAGTGCAGGTTCTTCCGACATGAGTGGTTGGTTGATGCTCGGTCTGCCGGGTGCCGTGTATGCCAGTGGTATGGGGTCAATCTGGTTAGCGATTGGTCTATCAGTAGGTGCTTACTTGAATTGGCAATTCGTTGCAAAGCCTTTCCGGGTTTATACGGAAGTGGCGAATGATTCAATCACAGTACCTGATTTCTTTGAAAATCGTTTTCACGATTCAAGCAAAATTCTTCGAGTGTTCTCTGCTATCATCATCCTGATCTTCTTTACGTTCTATACTTCATCGAGTTTAGTGGGTGGAGCAATCTTACTTGAAGAATCATTCAATATGGATTACCGATTAGCTTTATGGGTTGGTGCAGGGGTCATCCTGTCTTATACGTTCTTTGGTGGATTCCTTGCTGCCAGCTGGACAGACTTCATTCAAGGGATCTTGATGTTCCTTGCTTTGATCATCATTCCGATCGTAGCCATTTCCGAGATTGGCGGTTGGGATGCAACGGTAAGTGCCGTATCAAGCATCGATCCATCTTACTTGAATGTTTACACAGGAGCGACGTTTGTTTCAGTCGTATCGCTTCTCGCATGGGGCTTGGGTTATTTCGGACAGCCTCATATCATTGTACGTTTTATGGGTATTAAATCAACGAGAGAAATACCTAAAGCACGCTTGATTGGTATGGTATGGATGATCGTCTCCCTATTCGGAGCCATCTTCATCGGTTTCTCTGGTATTGCGTATTTCGCTGATTCACCGTTGGAAAACTCGGAAACGGTGTTCATCATGTTCTCGCAAGTATTATTCAATCCATGGGTAGCAGGTTTCTTACTTGCGGCCATTCTATCAGCAATCATGAGCACAGTGGATTCACAGCTTCTTGTTTCATCAAGTGCCCTGGCTCAGGATTTCTATAAAGCCATTTTCCGAAAAGAAGCAAGCCAAAAAGAAGAAGTATTGGTTGGTCGTATTTCGGTAGTGGTCATCGCCATCCTTGCCATTTTCCTTGGATATGACCGCGATAGTAAAGTGCTTGAGTTAGTCAGTTATGCATGGGCTGGTTTCGGTGCTGCCTTTGGACCGGTCGTGATCTTGAGCTTATTCTGGAAACGCATGACACGTAACGGTGCCCTTGCAGGTATGATCACGGGTGCAGTAACCGTCATTGTATGGAAGCAGTTGTCTGGAGGACTCTTCGATGTGTATGAGCTCCTGCCTGGATTCATCTTCGCGACCATCGCAATCTTTATCTTCAGTTTTGTTGGTAACCCTCCTGCCAAAGAAGTACAGGAAGAGTTCGAAACTGTTAAGCTGCGTCTAAAAGAATAA
- a CDS encoding sigma-54 interaction domain-containing protein, which yields MKRELILLAGTKETERALKEQLQSVFGELIHITSYACDEGIPTYFTNELIVYSSSLIEPEVQEYIDFDSCTIIKARRTVNYEYIDRIFELPPGKKILYVNDFIETAQEAVATLKRLGIDHVDYIPYSPSGGGDTKRIDIAVSPGEMASIPSSIPQKIDIGVRLIDLNTIMKIIHHFQLSERLTFDITDRYTRKIIELSQKLGAINRRAKTLNKFLNKVVDGVNDGILAFQEDGEITVFNEVLERMIGINAAHAKGKKLSRVFKNIELNRFLTSEHDEDLEYFTLRQQNVMVYRFRLEAEGVIVATFKDMEETIEMEKVRKRELQRRGYIAKYTFDSILGNSHLINDTKLIAEKLAKSELPVLIYGETGTGKELFSSAMHNDSSRKNSPYLAVNCSALPEDLLESELFGYEEGAFTGAKKGGKKGLFEQADGGTLFLDEIGDISLKLQARLLRVLQEMEIRRIGGNKNIPVDVRIIAATNKDLQDLIIEGTFREDLYHRLKVLSLQLPSLRERSEDIPLLIEHFLGMEHSKITSIDRAVLEAMKKAPWKGNIRELKNTLLYMMTVAGHNRLTLQELPRNDYNFTEIEQTNGTYSPAEITMSKSQEYINILTALVGFFENGERASREKIHSSLQQSPTPLSVQQIRTRLSELQDLGYVFIQRGRIGTEITPAGVNWLNEQKENVLISR from the coding sequence ATGAAACGTGAATTAATTCTATTAGCCGGCACAAAGGAAACAGAGAGAGCCCTGAAGGAACAGTTACAGTCCGTTTTTGGCGAACTGATCCATATTACCAGTTATGCCTGCGATGAGGGGATTCCAACCTATTTCACAAATGAACTGATCGTATACTCATCTTCTCTGATCGAGCCTGAAGTACAGGAATATATCGATTTCGATTCCTGTACCATCATTAAAGCCCGCCGTACGGTGAACTATGAATACATAGACCGCATATTTGAATTACCTCCGGGAAAGAAGATCCTTTATGTGAATGACTTCATCGAGACGGCCCAGGAAGCCGTCGCCACTCTGAAGCGTCTCGGTATAGATCACGTGGACTATATTCCCTACTCCCCATCAGGAGGAGGGGATACGAAACGAATTGATATAGCTGTTTCTCCAGGGGAGATGGCGAGCATCCCCTCTTCCATCCCCCAAAAAATCGATATAGGTGTCAGACTGATCGATTTGAATACAATCATGAAAATCATCCACCACTTTCAATTATCAGAGAGATTGACCTTTGATATTACAGATCGTTATACAAGGAAAATCATCGAGCTCAGTCAGAAGCTCGGGGCCATCAACCGTCGGGCCAAAACATTAAACAAATTTTTAAATAAAGTGGTCGATGGAGTTAACGACGGAATCCTCGCCTTTCAGGAGGATGGGGAAATCACCGTCTTCAATGAAGTGCTCGAAAGAATGATCGGGATTAACGCGGCTCACGCTAAGGGGAAGAAATTGAGCAGGGTGTTCAAAAACATCGAGCTCAATCGTTTCCTGACCTCAGAGCATGATGAGGATCTGGAATATTTCACACTCCGGCAGCAAAATGTCATGGTGTATCGCTTCCGTTTGGAGGCTGAAGGTGTCATTGTGGCTACTTTTAAAGATATGGAAGAGACCATTGAAATGGAGAAAGTGCGGAAACGCGAGCTCCAGCGAAGGGGATATATCGCTAAGTATACATTCGACAGCATATTAGGGAACAGCCATCTTATTAACGACACTAAATTGATCGCAGAAAAACTCGCAAAAAGCGAGCTGCCGGTATTGATTTATGGGGAGACAGGGACTGGGAAAGAGCTGTTTTCCAGCGCCATGCACAATGATTCTTCCCGTAAGAACAGTCCATACCTCGCTGTTAACTGCAGCGCCTTGCCGGAAGACCTATTGGAAAGTGAATTATTCGGATATGAGGAAGGAGCCTTTACAGGTGCTAAAAAGGGAGGCAAAAAAGGATTATTCGAACAAGCCGATGGAGGCACCCTATTCCTTGATGAAATAGGTGATATCAGCTTAAAGCTTCAGGCACGACTTCTAAGGGTGCTTCAGGAAATGGAAATCAGAAGGATTGGAGGAAACAAAAATATCCCGGTGGATGTGAGGATCATCGCTGCTACCAACAAGGATCTTCAAGACTTAATCATTGAAGGTACGTTTCGGGAAGACCTCTACCATCGATTAAAAGTGTTATCCTTACAGCTTCCAAGCCTCAGGGAAAGAAGTGAAGATATCCCCCTTCTCATCGAACACTTCCTCGGGATGGAACATAGTAAAATCACCTCGATCGACCGCGCCGTTTTGGAAGCCATGAAGAAAGCCCCGTGGAAGGGAAATATCCGGGAACTAAAAAATACTCTCCTATATATGATGACCGTAGCCGGGCACAACAGGTTGACTCTGCAAGAATTACCGAGAAATGATTATAATTTCACTGAGATAGAGCAAACTAACGGTACCTATTCTCCGGCGGAAATCACCATGTCTAAATCCCAGGAGTATATCAACATCCTGACTGCATTAGTGGGATTCTTTGAGAATGGAGAGAGGGCAAGCAGGGAAAAGATCCATTCATCACTCCAACAAAGTCCCACCCCGCTATCCGTTCAACAGATCAGGACAAGATTGAGTGAATTACAGGATTTAGGATACGTTTTCATCCAAAGAGGGAGAATCGGAACTGAAATAACACCTGCAGGAGTAAATTGGCTAAACGAACAGAAGGAGAATGTTTTAATCAGTCGATAA
- a CDS encoding dicarboxylate/amino acid:cation symporter — protein MKFNLTTKIITALILGAVVGLILNIFAKDLFDILDPYLFTPLGKIFLNLISMLVVPIVFLSIVLGSAGLGDPKKLGRIGLKTIVYFLLTTCIAIVIGLTLAYIIDPGLVEGIDASQSEGFKTEEAPPVGETLMNIIPKNPLTAMTEGNMLQIIAFAIFIGFGLTALGEKTKGILKLVEQGNDLMMYLVTLVMKFAPYGTFGLIASAIGSQGSSALKAMWLYFVVVLAALIVHAIITYGGTIFLLAKKNPIWFFKNFSPAMSVGFSTSSSNATLPISMDVAQQRLGVSKSVSSFVQPLGATINMDGTAIMQGVATVFISQVYNVDLSMEQLITVVLTAVLASIGTAGVPGVGLILLAMVLSSVNLPVEGIGLILGIDRLLDMARTSINISGDAACALFVSESEKKRTIKIQRGES, from the coding sequence ATGAAATTTAATTTGACAACAAAGATTATTACAGCCTTGATATTAGGGGCCGTAGTAGGATTGATTCTGAACATATTTGCAAAAGATTTATTCGATATATTAGATCCTTATCTGTTCACACCCCTGGGCAAGATTTTCCTCAATTTGATCAGTATGCTTGTCGTGCCGATTGTTTTTCTTTCCATCGTCCTTGGATCGGCAGGATTAGGGGACCCGAAGAAGCTTGGAAGAATCGGATTAAAGACGATTGTTTACTTTTTACTGACAACGTGTATCGCCATTGTGATCGGTTTGACTCTGGCATACATCATCGATCCTGGATTGGTAGAAGGCATCGACGCCTCCCAGTCAGAAGGCTTTAAAACAGAAGAGGCCCCTCCTGTAGGCGAAACTCTTATGAACATCATCCCTAAAAATCCCTTAACGGCCATGACTGAAGGCAATATGCTCCAGATCATCGCGTTTGCCATCTTCATCGGATTCGGATTGACGGCACTGGGTGAAAAGACCAAAGGAATCCTGAAACTTGTGGAGCAAGGAAACGATCTGATGATGTATCTCGTAACCCTTGTGATGAAATTCGCTCCATACGGAACATTTGGATTGATCGCTTCGGCAATCGGAAGTCAGGGTTCCAGTGCCCTGAAAGCAATGTGGCTTTATTTTGTAGTTGTCTTAGCGGCTTTAATTGTTCATGCCATCATTACGTACGGAGGAACAATATTCTTACTCGCAAAGAAAAACCCGATTTGGTTCTTCAAGAATTTCAGTCCTGCCATGAGTGTCGGGTTCAGTACATCCAGCAGTAACGCGACCCTCCCGATTTCTATGGACGTTGCTCAGCAGCGACTGGGTGTCTCAAAGTCGGTCAGCTCATTCGTCCAACCCCTGGGAGCCACGATCAACATGGATGGTACGGCCATCATGCAAGGGGTGGCCACGGTGTTCATCTCTCAGGTATACAATGTGGATTTATCCATGGAACAGCTGATTACCGTCGTCCTCACGGCTGTGCTTGCAAGTATCGGTACAGCAGGGGTACCGGGAGTCGGATTGATCCTCCTGGCCATGGTATTGAGCAGTGTCAATCTTCCTGTCGAAGGGATCGGTTTGATCCTTGGAATTGACCGTCTGTTGGATATGGCCCGTACATCCATTAATATCTCTGGTGATGCTGCATGTGCCCTGTTTGTATCCGAGTCAGAGAAAAAACGGACCATTAAGATCCAAAGGGGCGAATCATAA
- a CDS encoding NAD(P)H oxidoreductase, whose product MKVLMIVAHPRTNSLTFSITKHIQKGLHDKEYKSSILDLYREEFNPLLDEKGEEEWENPAKGKPSYIVEKERKKLKRYDALIFVFPIWWYGLPAIMKGYIDRVFTYPAFTQVNPQKVLWVGLAGETKEEFISNGHDESLRHQLIKGISEKMGVIDKEVEIFFDTMDRDKKFDYEKTMNKAYLLGTLF is encoded by the coding sequence TTGAAAGTACTGATGATTGTTGCTCATCCGCGAACGAATTCCCTCACGTTTTCCATTACAAAGCATATTCAGAAAGGTCTGCATGACAAAGAATATAAGTCATCCATTCTAGATTTGTACAGGGAGGAATTCAATCCCCTGCTTGACGAAAAGGGTGAAGAAGAGTGGGAAAACCCTGCGAAAGGGAAACCCTCCTATATTGTTGAGAAGGAAAGGAAGAAATTAAAGCGATATGACGCCCTGATCTTTGTGTTTCCGATTTGGTGGTATGGTTTACCAGCCATCATGAAAGGGTATATTGATCGAGTCTTTACATATCCGGCATTCACTCAAGTCAATCCTCAGAAGGTTCTTTGGGTCGGGCTCGCAGGTGAAACGAAAGAGGAATTTATTTCTAATGGTCACGATGAATCGTTGAGACATCAACTAATAAAGGGAATTTCGGAAAAGATGGGAGTCATTGACAAGGAAGTGGAGATCTTTTTTGACACTATGGACAGGGATAAAAAATTCGATTATGAAAAAACTATGAATAAAGCGTATCTGCTTGGTACGTTATTTTGA
- a CDS encoding universal stress protein, translating to MYRHILLAYDETDGSKKALDEVSKLMKSSIDSKLTVLHISDEKTANEPRDNFTPTHALADTSPGFDNQYMGNLSVSPDNKVRGEDRHEIKTPSSTHPYLVNAREKLSPHGVDANYIHLSGSEAKRICEYAKEIQADLVVVGSSGKSGMKKWVLGSVSEKVTQDCESSVLVVK from the coding sequence GTGTATAGACATATTCTATTAGCTTATGATGAAACAGATGGCAGTAAAAAAGCATTAGACGAAGTATCGAAATTAATGAAAAGTTCCATAGACTCTAAACTGACCGTACTTCATATTTCAGACGAAAAGACAGCGAATGAACCTCGTGATAATTTCACACCGACTCACGCACTCGCTGATACGTCCCCTGGTTTCGATAACCAGTACATGGGGAATCTATCGGTCTCCCCTGACAACAAAGTCCGTGGCGAAGATAGACATGAAATCAAGACACCTTCTTCCACTCACCCGTATTTAGTAAATGCGAGGGAAAAACTTTCTCCTCATGGAGTGGATGCCAACTACATTCACCTGTCAGGTTCTGAAGCGAAACGCATTTGTGAATACGCCAAGGAAATACAGGCCGACCTGGTTGTCGTTGGAAGCAGCGGCAAATCCGGCATGAAGAAATGGGTACTCGGAAGTGTAAGCGAAAAAGTCACGCAAGACTGTGAATCCAGTGTCCTTGTGGTAAAGTAA